The following are from one region of the Magnetospirillum sp. WYHS-4 genome:
- a CDS encoding response regulator: MLQRPFIKLLLVEDNPGDARLVQVMLEEVGGFEIVWAATLADALARVEDGGLDAALLDLSLPDSHGLETLRRLRDKAPGLPIVIFTGFDDEELGLRAVQEGCQDYLVKGQGDGNLVRRTLHYAVERKLADEDRRRYVERLKRTLMQTVHAVSLTIEMRDPYTAGHQRRVAQLAVAIGRHLNLDRDVLDGLETGALIHDLGKINVPADFLARPGHLSEAAFRVVMAHPQVGFEIVSGIEFPWPVATMILQHHERLDGTGYPNGISGDEIILEARILAVADVVEAISSHRPYRPSLGLRAAMEEIRNHAGIRYDPRVVEACEEVIQSHEFDPNEFPSEIPALLI, encoded by the coding sequence ATGCTGCAGAGGCCTTTCATCAAACTGTTGCTGGTCGAGGACAATCCGGGCGACGCGCGCCTCGTCCAGGTGATGCTGGAGGAGGTGGGCGGCTTCGAGATCGTCTGGGCGGCGACCTTGGCCGATGCCCTGGCAAGGGTGGAAGACGGGGGCCTGGACGCGGCCCTCCTCGACCTGTCCCTGCCGGACAGCCATGGCTTGGAGACCTTGCGTCGCCTGCGCGACAAGGCGCCGGGGCTGCCCATCGTCATCTTCACGGGTTTCGACGACGAGGAACTGGGCCTGCGCGCTGTCCAGGAAGGCTGTCAGGACTACCTGGTCAAGGGGCAGGGAGACGGAAACCTGGTTCGCCGCACCCTTCACTACGCCGTTGAACGCAAGTTGGCGGACGAAGACCGTCGCCGCTATGTCGAACGCCTGAAGCGTACCCTGATGCAGACCGTGCACGCGGTCTCGCTGACCATCGAGATGCGCGATCCCTATACCGCCGGCCACCAACGCCGGGTCGCCCAGTTGGCGGTGGCCATCGGCCGCCATCTCAACCTCGACCGCGACGTCCTGGACGGCCTGGAGACCGGGGCCCTGATCCACGACCTGGGCAAGATCAACGTGCCGGCGGACTTCCTGGCCCGCCCCGGCCATCTGTCGGAGGCAGCCTTCCGGGTAGTCATGGCCCATCCCCAGGTCGGATTCGAGATCGTCTCGGGTATCGAATTCCCTTGGCCGGTAGCCACGATGATCCTGCAGCACCACGAACGGCTGGACGGGACCGGCTATCCCAACGGAATCTCGGGCGACGAGATCATCCTGGAGGCACGGATTCTCGCCGTGGCCGACGTCGTGGAGGCGATCAGCTCGCACCGTCCCTACCGACCCTCGCTAGGCCTGCGGGCGGCCATGGAGGAGATCCGGAACCACGCCGGCATTCGTTACGATCCGCGGGTTGTCGAGGCCTGCGAGGAGGTCATCCAGT